The DNA segment TCATCTGTTTCAGATTCTAAGTATTACTGCAATGGAACAGCCGGCTTCCTTCTTCGGAGAGGATATGCATCAGAAACAGCTGGATGTACTGCATGCTCTGCGTCCGGTGGAACAGCTGGACATGGCGGACAGCGTTGTTTTGGGACAGTATTTTCATTATCAGAAGGAGGATCGTGTTGCGGATGACTCCATGACGGAAACCTATGCGGCACTGCGTCTGTTTGTGGATAATGAACGCTGGAAGAATGTTCCGTTTTATATCCGTACGGGGAAGAAGCTGAAGGAGCGGGAAATGGAGGTTGTTATCACCTTTAAAAAGACCAATCCGGATGTTGCGGCAAATGTATTGCTGATCCGTATTCAGCCGACAGAGGGTGTTTATTTTCAATTTAATATCAAGAAGCCGGGAGACAGTGATGAGATTGTGCCGACAAGCATGGATTTCTGCCAAAGCTGTTCCGATATTAACCGGATCAATACACCGGAGGCATATGAACGTCTGCTCGCAGCTGCGGTACAGGGGGATATCTCCTGGTTCTCGCAATGGGATCAGATTGAAAGCAGCTGGAAGTATGTGGAGGAGCTGAAGCAGCGTTATCAAAAGGAGCGCCTGCCTTTAACCACCTATATGGCGGGCAGTGAAGGGCCGAAGGAAGCAGAGGAGCTCTTACAGCGACATGATCATGCATGGGGACACCGTGATGTCTGATGCAGAGGAACAAAAGCAGCGCAGCGCAAAAAAAGCTGCTTCCTATGTGAAGGATGGCATGGTGCTCGGTCTTGGAACCGGAAGTACTGTGCGCTGGCTGATTGAGGAGCTTGGAGCCCGTAAGGATTTAACACATT comes from the Erysipelotrichaceae bacterium 66202529 genome and includes:
- the zwf gene encoding glucose-6-phosphate dehydrogenase, giving the protein MKQLTFTIFGGTGDLTFRKLLPALYNLQAQRKLEEDFSIVIIGRREYDHDSYCAEAASWIKQFARLPYRDDEFLRFANRIHYVRMDFTKLENYEALNTFYKDHNLQHHVFYFAVAPRFFAVIAQGLVQVEKACKGKVIIEKPFGEDLESARILNEDLERFFTKERIFHIDHYLGKEMVRNMQAIRFMNPIFQDVWNAKYIEHVQISAMETVGVENRGGYYDQSGALKDMVQNHLFQILSITAMEQPASFFGEDMHQKQLDVLHALRPVEQLDMADSVVLGQYFHYQKEDRVADDSMTETYAALRLFVDNERWKNVPFYIRTGKKLKEREMEVVITFKKTNPDVAANVLLIRIQPTEGVYFQFNIKKPGDSDEIVPTSMDFCQSCSDINRINTPEAYERLLAAAVQGDISWFSQWDQIESSWKYVEELKQRYQKERLPLTTYMAGSEGPKEAEELLQRHDHAWGHRDV